The genomic stretch GAAGAGACGACCTCTCTGGCATCGGTGGAGATGGGGTGAAAAATATCGCAGTACTTGCCATCGGGCCGTTTGCGGCTAGGCATGGCCACGATCAGCCCATTGGGACCCTCCACCACCTTGACGTCGTGGACGACAAAGGCGTTATCGAAAGTCACTGAGAAGATAGCTTTTATCTTGCTGTCCCCATAATGCATGTCTCCTCCA from Heliomicrobium modesticaldum Ice1 encodes the following:
- a CDS encoding SpoVG family protein, with translation MHYGDSKIKAIFSVTFDNAFVVHDVKVVEGPNGLIVAMPSRKRPDGKYCDIFHPISTDAREVVSSAIMAAYNEAVAQASQDGVTADVTA